A stretch of Henckelia pumila isolate YLH828 chromosome 4, ASM3356847v2, whole genome shotgun sequence DNA encodes these proteins:
- the LOC140861799 gene encoding S-protein homolog 3-like, which translates to MAGRIWFNAIFKWSDDGKLNVLVVNAKYCYNHKIVYVGNWLPGSATLAVHCFSMDDDLGLQILGKGQEFTFNFCESVFLEDTWFYCETSYWSNELKSSRKLNFVAFSNQWDHEWCRPHGVCYWALSAQGLFFSPTYPPEQFQKFAGWS; encoded by the exons ATGGCGGGAAGG ATATGGTTCAATGCTATATTTAAATGGAGTGATGATGGGAAGTTGAAC GTTTTGGTGGTGAATGCAAAATATTGTTATAATCATAAAATAGTGTACGTCGGAAACTGGCTCCCCGGCAGCGCGACGTTGGCCGTGCATTGTTTTTCTATGGACGACGACCTTGGGCTTCAAATTTTGGGGAAGGGTCAAGAATTCACTTTTAATTTTTGTGAGAGTGTATTTTTAGAGGACACATGGTTTTACTGCGAAACAAGTTATTGGAGTAATGAGCTGAAGAGTAGCAGGAAACTCAATTTCGTAGCTTTCAGTAACCAATGGGATCATGAGTGGTGTCGGCCTCATGGTGTTTGTTATTGGGCATTATCCGCTCAAGGCCTTTTCTTTTCTCCCACCTATCCTCCGGAACAGTTCCAAAAATTTGCTGGGTGgagctaa
- the LOC140861800 gene encoding S-protein homolog 8-like, translating into MVKRYKWSDDEKLNVLVVNARPCWPIYNSYKIVYVGNWLPGNATLDVQCYSKHDDVGFKILRKGQEFTFNFCESIFFDTKFYCQTQYWSDELKGPRKLNFVAFNTLWKHHWCRPHGVCYWALSAEGIFFSPTYPPQQFQKFDGWS; encoded by the exons ATGGTTAAACGCTATAAATGGAGTGATGATGAGAAGTTGAAC GTTTTGGTTGTGAATGCAAGACCTTGTTGGCCTATATATAATAGTTATAAAATAGTGTATGTGGGAAACTGGCTCCCCGGCAACGCGACGTTGGACGTGCAGTGTTACTCTAAGCACGACGACGTTGGGTTTAAAATTCTGAGGAAGGGTCAAGAATTCACTTTTAATTTCTGCGAGAGTATATTTTTCGACACAAAGTTTTACTGCCAAACACAGTACTGGAGCGATGAGCTGAAGGGTCCGAGGAAGCTCAATTTCGTAGCTTTCAATACTCTGTGGAAACATCACTGGTGTCGGCCTCATGGTGTTTGCTATTGGGCTTTATCCGCTGAAGGCATTTTCTTTTCTCCCACCTATCCTCCACAACAGTTCCAAAAGTTTGATGGGTGGAGCTAg